From Levilactobacillus zymae, a single genomic window includes:
- the pstB gene encoding phosphate ABC transporter ATP-binding protein PstB has protein sequence MAERHIVQPTDPQHPIVLSTEGLHVFYGEKEAIYEGDLQFARNQITALIGASGSGKSTFLRSLNRMNDRIATVKGRIMYRGVDINQPDIDVYEMRRRIGMVFQRPNPFAKSIYDNIAFALRLRGVTAKNKLDEIVETSLRQAALWDQVKDELDKSALALSGGQAQRLCIARAIAVKPDVLLLDEPASALDPVSTGQLEDTLLKLKQHYTIIIVTHNMQQAARISEYTAFFNQGRVLEYDTTSHIFTNPQVQVTSDYVSGNFG, from the coding sequence ATGGCGGAGCGGCACATCGTCCAACCGACCGATCCGCAGCACCCCATTGTGTTGTCGACGGAAGGCCTACACGTTTTTTACGGTGAGAAGGAGGCCATCTACGAAGGTGACCTGCAGTTTGCCCGTAACCAGATTACGGCGTTAATTGGGGCTTCAGGGTCCGGTAAATCCACTTTCTTGCGGTCGCTAAATCGGATGAATGACCGGATTGCCACCGTTAAGGGCCGGATCATGTATCGGGGCGTGGACATCAACCAACCCGATATCGACGTTTACGAGATGCGCCGGCGAATCGGCATGGTGTTTCAACGACCGAATCCCTTTGCGAAGTCGATCTACGATAATATTGCGTTCGCCTTGCGCTTGCGGGGCGTAACGGCTAAAAATAAATTAGATGAGATTGTGGAAACCTCGTTGCGTCAAGCGGCGCTGTGGGACCAAGTCAAAGACGAACTGGACAAGAGTGCTTTAGCCTTGTCCGGGGGTCAAGCGCAACGGCTGTGTATTGCCCGCGCAATCGCCGTTAAACCCGACGTGTTGCTGTTGGACGAACCCGCTAGTGCCCTAGATCCCGTATCAACCGGTCAACTGGAAGATACGTTGTTGAAGCTAAAGCAGCACTACACGATCATTATCGTGACGCACAACATGCAACAGGCCGCGCGGATCAGTGAATATACGGCGTTCTTTAATCAAGGACGGGTGTTGGAATACGATACCACCAGCCACATCTTCACGAATCCGCAGGTCCAGGTCACGAGTGATTATGTTTCGGGGAACTTTGGTTAG
- the pstB gene encoding phosphate ABC transporter ATP-binding protein PstB, with protein sequence MSKEILTTQDLHLYYGNKEALKGINLNFDEKGITALIGPSGCGKSTYLRTLNRMNDLIPGVTITGTVQFKGEDLYAPNADTVQIRKEIGMVFQQPNPFPFSIYDNVIYGLRIAGERDKEKLDAVVEKSLRQAAVWDEVKDHLHESALALSGGQQQRVCIARVLAVSPEIILLDEPTSALDPVSSSQIEATLLNLRHDYTIITVTHNLQQASRIADRTAFFMNGELVEVDQTKNIFMNPAKKQTEDYISGRFG encoded by the coding sequence ATGAGTAAGGAAATTTTAACGACCCAGGACTTACACCTGTACTACGGGAATAAGGAAGCTCTTAAGGGTATTAATTTGAACTTCGATGAGAAGGGGATTACGGCGTTAATTGGGCCGTCTGGCTGTGGGAAGTCGACCTACTTGCGGACACTGAACCGGATGAACGACTTGATTCCGGGCGTCACCATCACGGGAACCGTGCAGTTCAAAGGGGAAGACCTGTACGCACCCAACGCCGATACGGTTCAGATTCGTAAGGAAATTGGGATGGTGTTCCAACAACCCAACCCGTTTCCGTTTTCCATCTACGATAACGTGATCTACGGGTTGCGCATTGCGGGGGAACGCGATAAGGAAAAACTCGATGCCGTGGTTGAGAAGTCCTTGCGGCAAGCCGCCGTCTGGGATGAAGTCAAAGACCACTTGCACGAAAGCGCGTTGGCCTTGTCCGGGGGACAACAACAACGGGTCTGCATCGCGCGGGTTCTGGCCGTGTCACCGGAGATTATCCTGCTGGACGAACCGACCAGTGCCTTGGACCCGGTCTCCAGTAGCCAAATTGAAGCGACCCTCTTGAATTTGCGTCACGATTATACGATTATTACAGTAACCCACAACCTCCAGCAGGCCTCGCGGATTGCCGATCGGACGGCCTTCTTTATGAACGGCGAACTGGTGGAAGTGGATCAAACGAAGAATATTTTCATGAACCCAGCCAAGAAACAAACGGAAGACTACATTAGTGGTCGGTTCGGATAA
- the phoU gene encoding phosphate signaling complex protein PhoU: MRRLFDDELAELDADFTEMGMLVSEVIQKSVNAFIERDATTAQSIIDHDHDINEREIALEKKTFEMIALYQPVTTDLREIVTILKAVSDLERAGDHARNIAHSTIKMGEKQKVPALEQLMAEMGQMTTKMVQDVLAAYVNKDDHEARSLADVDRQLDHLNHQVRNLSYRAMSQDATFETGASIYLNVAQDLSRIGDYVTNVCEWIIYLRSGKIVELNSASEGTEN; the protein is encoded by the coding sequence ATGCGCCGGTTATTTGATGACGAATTAGCAGAATTGGATGCAGACTTTACGGAAATGGGGATGCTGGTCAGCGAGGTGATCCAGAAGTCAGTGAACGCGTTTATTGAACGCGACGCCACTACGGCTCAGTCGATCATCGACCATGATCACGACATCAACGAACGAGAAATTGCGTTAGAGAAGAAGACGTTCGAAATGATTGCGCTGTACCAACCGGTGACGACCGATCTACGCGAAATCGTGACGATCTTAAAGGCCGTTTCTGATTTGGAACGCGCCGGGGACCACGCCCGTAACATTGCCCATTCGACCATTAAGATGGGTGAAAAGCAGAAGGTGCCGGCACTGGAGCAGCTGATGGCTGAGATGGGTCAGATGACTACCAAGATGGTGCAGGACGTATTGGCGGCCTATGTGAATAAGGACGACCACGAAGCCCGGTCGTTAGCCGACGTAGACCGGCAACTCGATCACCTGAATCATCAGGTCCGGAACCTGAGCTACCGCGCAATGAGCCAGGACGCAACCTTCGAAACGGGGGCGTCGATTTACTTAAACGTGGCACAGGACTTGAGTCGGATTGGCGATTACGTGACCAACGTGTGTGAATGGATCATTTACCTGCGGTCCGGCAAGATCGTGGAACTGAACTCGGCTAGCGAAGGCACGGAAAACTAG
- a CDS encoding PspC domain-containing protein, translated as MAAKKKLVRSRTNRLVGGVLGGIADYFGWNANLLRLIYVIVTISIPFMHVVLGLLVYVILMTFIPLDDSHPTGSSFSDLFGFGRGGQQTNPKADRKVIHDVTEHDVHRKDGE; from the coding sequence ATGGCAGCAAAGAAAAAACTCGTGCGTTCCCGGACCAACCGCTTAGTCGGCGGGGTCTTGGGGGGAATCGCCGATTACTTCGGCTGGAATGCCAACCTATTGCGATTGATCTACGTGATTGTGACGATTTCCATTCCGTTCATGCACGTGGTGTTGGGCCTATTGGTCTACGTGATTTTAATGACGTTTATTCCGTTGGACGACTCGCACCCCACCGGCTCCAGCTTCAGCGACCTGTTTGGCTTTGGTCGCGGGGGGCAGCAAACTAATCCGAAAGCCGACCGAAAAGTCATTCACGACGTCACGGAACACGACGTTCATCGTAAGGACGGTGAGTAA
- a CDS encoding phage holin family protein, with product MRFWTRILVNALIFLALAGFFQSSLAGSYQHAFYVSGVGIALLASLVLAVLNAVVKPILFVLSLPITILTLGLFSVVLNAIMLELTAWFVGSNFAFASFGVTLIVAIVMSLFNAIISDHFARG from the coding sequence ATGCGGTTTTGGACCCGAATTTTAGTCAATGCCTTAATTTTTCTCGCGTTAGCCGGTTTCTTCCAGAGCTCCTTGGCCGGGAGTTACCAGCACGCGTTCTACGTTTCTGGCGTGGGAATTGCGTTGTTGGCTAGCCTAGTGCTGGCCGTGTTAAACGCGGTGGTCAAGCCCATTTTGTTCGTACTATCGCTACCCATTACGATCTTGACGTTGGGGTTGTTTAGCGTGGTGCTTAACGCCATCATGCTGGAACTGACGGCTTGGTTCGTCGGGAGTAACTTCGCCTTTGCGTCCTTTGGGGTGACCCTGATCGTGGCCATCGTGATGTCGTTATTTAACGCTATCATCAGCGATCACTTTGCCCGGGGGTAG
- the hprK gene encoding HPr(Ser) kinase/phosphatase — translation MPESVTVADLVKVNRLDVYSGQDDLDRQITTSDISRPGLELTGYFNYYPAKRIQLLGITETSFAKGMSHQQLLDVMQKMCQPETPAFVISTQLDPPEELQQAAAEAHIPILGTKLTTSRVLSNMTNFLEGKLAERQSVHGVLVDIYGVGVMITGDSGVGKSETALELVKRGHRLIADDRVEVYQQDEQTLVGAAPAILSHLLEIRGIGIIDVMNLFGAGAVRSETDIDLIVHLELWHDDNHFDRLGNNTESQKFFDVEVPKITIPVKTGRNLAIIIEAAAMNFRARSMGYDATKVFDENLNRLIKQNSQKNGGTQ, via the coding sequence ATGCCAGAAAGCGTTACAGTCGCCGACCTGGTCAAGGTTAATCGATTAGATGTTTATTCCGGCCAGGACGACCTGGACCGGCAGATTACGACCAGCGATATTTCGCGTCCCGGGTTGGAATTGACGGGATACTTTAATTATTATCCGGCCAAACGAATTCAATTACTGGGAATTACGGAAACCTCGTTCGCCAAGGGGATGAGTCACCAACAATTATTAGACGTGATGCAGAAGATGTGTCAACCGGAAACCCCGGCGTTCGTGATCTCGACGCAACTTGATCCGCCGGAAGAATTGCAGCAGGCTGCAGCAGAAGCCCATATTCCAATCTTAGGAACCAAGCTCACCACGTCGCGGGTCTTGAGTAACATGACCAACTTCTTGGAAGGCAAACTTGCCGAACGGCAATCCGTACACGGGGTGCTGGTCGATATCTACGGGGTTGGGGTCATGATTACCGGTGATTCTGGCGTTGGTAAGAGTGAAACCGCCTTGGAACTGGTCAAACGGGGCCACCGGCTGATTGCTGACGACCGAGTGGAAGTCTACCAGCAAGACGAACAGACCTTGGTCGGTGCCGCTCCCGCCATCTTGAGTCACCTGCTAGAAATTCGAGGAATTGGGATTATCGACGTGATGAACCTCTTCGGTGCCGGGGCCGTGCGGAGTGAAACCGATATTGATTTAATCGTGCACCTGGAACTTTGGCACGACGATAACCACTTCGATCGGTTGGGGAACAACACTGAAAGTCAGAAGTTCTTTGACGTTGAAGTGCCCAAGATTACCATTCCGGTTAAGACTGGGCGAAACTTAGCCATTATCATCGAAGCCGCGGCTATGAACTTCCGGGCTCGGTCGATGGGTTACGACGCGACGAAGGTCTTCGATGAAAATCTGAACCGCTTAATCAAACAAAATTCCCAAAAGAATGGAGGAACGCAATGA
- the lgt gene encoding prolipoprotein diacylglyceryl transferase codes for MTPFLAALNPIAMHLGPLQVHWYGVIIASGVILAVLLAVREGRRRGINPDDIYDMILWALPAALIAARLYYVIFQWPYYSQHPGEIIAIWDGGIAIYGSLIGAGLVVYFFCRSRFIPVWLMLDVAAPTVILGQAIGRWGNFMNQEAFGRITSLSFLQGLHLPHFIIEQMFINGAYRQPTFLYESTWDLLGFVVLMSLRHYPQLFKQGEVFLGYVMWYSLGRFFIEGMRTDSLMLGNVIRVSQLLSVILFVGAAVIWIYRRRQTTPPTDYLAGNPFRERTKLSN; via the coding sequence GTGACACCATTTTTAGCGGCGCTGAATCCGATTGCGATGCACCTAGGGCCCCTTCAGGTCCACTGGTACGGCGTGATTATTGCTTCCGGGGTGATTCTAGCGGTCCTCTTAGCCGTGCGCGAAGGACGGCGGCGGGGCATTAATCCCGACGATATCTATGATATGATTCTGTGGGCGTTACCGGCGGCTTTGATTGCCGCCCGCCTGTACTACGTGATCTTTCAGTGGCCGTACTACAGTCAGCATCCCGGGGAGATTATCGCCATCTGGGATGGTGGTATTGCCATTTACGGCTCGCTGATTGGGGCCGGGCTGGTGGTGTACTTCTTCTGTCGGTCGCGATTCATTCCCGTATGGTTGATGCTTGACGTGGCCGCGCCAACCGTGATTTTAGGGCAAGCTATCGGTCGGTGGGGCAATTTCATGAACCAGGAAGCCTTCGGGCGCATTACCAGTTTGTCGTTTCTGCAGGGACTACACCTGCCACACTTCATTATTGAGCAGATGTTCATTAATGGGGCTTACCGGCAGCCAACCTTCTTGTACGAATCAACCTGGGATCTCCTGGGATTCGTGGTCCTGATGAGCTTGCGGCATTACCCACAGCTCTTCAAGCAGGGGGAAGTCTTCCTAGGCTACGTCATGTGGTATTCGTTGGGCCGGTTCTTTATCGAAGGAATGCGGACCGACAGCTTAATGTTGGGTAACGTGATTCGGGTATCGCAACTCTTATCCGTGATTTTGTTTGTGGGCGCCGCTGTGATTTGGATTTATCGCCGGCGTCAGACGACGCCACCGACGGACTACCTGGCGGGTAA